One part of the Arthrobacter tumbae genome encodes these proteins:
- a CDS encoding TetR/AcrR family transcriptional regulator: MPSATEPGRSKTAPPARTRRSDARRNEQVLLGAAARIFAESGIDAPVRLIAAEAGVGMGTIYRHFPSRSELIAAVYRHQVDACVDLGETLLKDGSQPFAALAEWFDAFVDFLATKHGLATVRTQDESTGSLHDYFLDRLVPICDRLLDAARANGEISAKVTGYELMRGVGNLCLLAGDDGRYDPRKLTHLLLAGTR, translated from the coding sequence ATGCCAAGCGCCACTGAACCCGGCCGCTCAAAGACCGCGCCCCCAGCCCGTACGCGGCGGTCTGACGCCCGCCGCAACGAGCAGGTCCTACTCGGGGCCGCGGCGCGGATATTCGCGGAGTCGGGCATTGATGCCCCGGTACGGCTCATCGCGGCAGAGGCCGGCGTGGGAATGGGGACCATCTACCGCCATTTCCCTTCGCGTTCCGAGCTGATCGCCGCCGTCTACCGTCATCAGGTCGACGCGTGCGTCGACCTCGGGGAGACGCTGCTCAAGGACGGCTCACAGCCGTTCGCGGCACTGGCCGAGTGGTTCGACGCCTTCGTTGACTTCCTTGCAACCAAACACGGGCTCGCAACCGTCCGCACCCAGGACGAGTCGACCGGCAGTCTGCATGACTACTTCCTCGACCGGCTCGTGCCGATCTGCGACCGCCTCCTCGATGCCGCGCGCGCAAATGGCGAAATCAGCGCCAAAGTTACCGGGTATGAGTTGATGCGCGGCGTCGGCAATCTCTGCCTTTTAGCAGGAGATGATGGTCGCTACGACCCACGCAAGCTCACCCATTTGCTCCTGGCCGGCACCCGCTGA